A section of the Amycolatopsis sp. AA4 genome encodes:
- a CDS encoding MFS transporter: MVLEQEANPAGRIRRVALASAIGTTIEWYDYFAYSTATALVFNKLFFPSLSPASGTLAAFATLGVGFVARPLGGIVWGHFGDRVGRKAMLVASLVLMGLATAGVGMLPTYHQAGVIAPVLLVVLRVLQGISAGGEWGGAALMAVEHAPAGKRGRYGSFSQIGVPAGLILAQLVFFLVNSSLSPDDFRSWGWRIPFLVSLVLVGVGLVIRLRVEESPVFAKLRSTGARSKLPIVEVLRARPKQVLAAAVSFIANTALGYIFFAYLLSYGTAVLKLSSTTMLVVVIVGSAVWLVSIVAAAIWSDSVGRKPVYLAGSVLLVVWSIPFFLLVDTARPWLLIVAVVVLNIGLGATYGPQSALFSELFESRYRYSGSSFAYAVGAVLGGGFAPLIAASLQKSTGTSLSVSLYMVGVGVLSLLAVLAFPRKPLVPVTAE, from the coding sequence GTGGTGCTTGAGCAGGAAGCGAACCCGGCGGGGCGGATCCGGCGGGTGGCGCTCGCCAGCGCGATCGGGACGACGATCGAGTGGTACGACTACTTCGCCTACAGCACGGCGACCGCGCTGGTCTTCAACAAGTTGTTCTTCCCGTCGCTGTCCCCGGCGTCCGGCACGCTCGCCGCGTTCGCGACGCTCGGCGTCGGGTTCGTCGCGCGCCCGCTGGGCGGGATCGTCTGGGGCCACTTCGGCGACCGCGTGGGCCGCAAGGCGATGCTGGTCGCCTCGCTGGTGCTGATGGGGCTCGCGACCGCGGGCGTCGGGATGCTGCCGACGTACCACCAGGCCGGCGTCATCGCGCCGGTGCTGCTCGTCGTTCTCCGGGTGCTGCAAGGGATTTCGGCGGGCGGCGAATGGGGCGGGGCGGCGTTGATGGCCGTCGAGCACGCGCCGGCGGGCAAACGCGGCCGGTACGGCTCCTTCTCGCAGATCGGCGTCCCGGCCGGACTGATCCTGGCGCAGCTGGTGTTCTTCCTGGTGAACAGCTCGCTGTCGCCGGACGATTTCCGGTCGTGGGGCTGGCGGATCCCGTTCCTGGTCAGCCTCGTGCTGGTGGGGGTCGGGCTGGTGATCCGGTTGCGCGTGGAGGAAAGCCCGGTCTTCGCGAAGCTGCGCAGCACCGGCGCGCGCAGCAAGCTGCCGATCGTGGAGGTGCTGCGCGCGCGGCCGAAGCAGGTGCTCGCGGCGGCGGTCAGCTTCATCGCGAACACCGCGCTCGGCTACATCTTCTTCGCTTACCTGCTGTCGTACGGCACCGCGGTGCTCAAGCTGTCCAGCACGACGATGCTGGTCGTGGTGATCGTCGGCAGCGCCGTGTGGCTGGTCAGCATCGTCGCGGCGGCGATCTGGTCGGACTCGGTCGGGCGGAAACCGGTCTATCTCGCCGGTTCCGTGCTGCTGGTCGTGTGGTCGATCCCGTTCTTCCTGCTCGTGGACACCGCGCGGCCGTGGCTGCTGATCGTCGCGGTGGTGGTGCTCAACATCGGTCTCGGCGCGACGTACGGCCCGCAGTCGGCGCTGTTCTCGGAACTGTTCGAATCCCGGTACCGCTACAGCGGATCGTCCTTCGCCTACGCCGTGGGCGCGGTGCTGGGCGGCGGGTTCGCCCCGCTGATCGCGGCCTCGCTGCAGAAATCGACCGGGACGTCGTTGTCGGTCTCGCTCTACATGGTGGGCGTCGGCGTGCTCAGCCTGCTGGCCGTGCTGGCGTTCCCGCGCAAGCCGCTCGTGCCGGTCACAGCAGAGTGA
- a CDS encoding SGNH/GDSL hydrolase family protein codes for MKRILTLGTAAVLTLGALAASGSAEGDLAAHGWAGTWAAAPAAAVANTPQGYPNYSIRNVVHTSAGGNQARVRLSNAFGTAPLTFGHVTLAVAADGPRAASGTMRTLTFGGQSTVVVPPGAEVLSDPAWLRVPADADLLVTTYVPTPSGPVTYHPLAQQTSFFTRAGDFANEESGASFTEKTAVWHYVSEVDVRGPARGTVVTLGDSITDGAASTPGANRRWPDKLSDRLHGQLGVLNAGISGNRLLLDGGTAGRNALARLADDVLTSGDVRTLIVLEGINDIQQNPHQTDPAMLVSALRQIVAQAKARGIRVIGGTLTPFKGWKVYDPTLEQTRQAVNAFIRTSGIYDGVVDFDAAVRDPADPLAMLPAYDSGDHLHPNDAGYQRMADAVPLTLL; via the coding sequence ATGAAACGGATCCTGACTCTGGGCACGGCTGCCGTGCTCACGCTCGGTGCGCTCGCCGCGTCGGGCAGTGCCGAGGGCGACCTGGCCGCGCACGGCTGGGCCGGCACGTGGGCGGCGGCGCCCGCGGCCGCGGTGGCGAACACGCCGCAGGGGTATCCGAACTACTCGATCCGCAACGTCGTGCACACCAGCGCGGGCGGAAATCAGGCCAGGGTAAGGCTTTCCAACGCCTTCGGCACCGCACCGCTCACCTTCGGCCACGTCACGCTCGCCGTCGCCGCCGACGGTCCGCGCGCGGCGAGCGGCACGATGCGCACGCTGACCTTCGGCGGACAGTCCACTGTGGTCGTTCCGCCCGGGGCCGAGGTGCTGAGCGACCCGGCGTGGCTGCGCGTTCCAGCCGACGCGGACCTCCTCGTGACCACGTACGTGCCGACGCCGTCCGGCCCGGTCACCTACCATCCGCTCGCGCAGCAGACGTCGTTCTTCACCCGCGCCGGCGATTTCGCGAACGAGGAATCCGGCGCGTCGTTCACCGAAAAAACCGCGGTGTGGCACTACGTCAGCGAAGTCGACGTCCGCGGACCGGCACGCGGAACCGTGGTGACGCTCGGCGATTCGATCACCGACGGCGCGGCCTCCACGCCCGGCGCGAACCGGCGTTGGCCGGACAAGCTGAGCGACCGGCTGCACGGGCAGCTCGGCGTGCTCAACGCCGGCATCAGCGGCAACCGGCTGCTGCTCGACGGCGGCACCGCGGGGCGCAACGCGCTCGCCCGGCTCGCCGACGACGTGCTGACCAGCGGCGACGTCCGCACGCTGATCGTGCTCGAGGGCATCAACGACATCCAGCAGAACCCGCACCAGACCGATCCGGCGATGCTCGTCTCCGCGCTGCGGCAGATCGTCGCGCAGGCCAAGGCGCGGGGCATCCGCGTCATCGGCGGCACGTTGACGCCGTTCAAGGGCTGGAAGGTTTACGACCCGACGCTCGAGCAGACCCGCCAGGCGGTGAACGCTTTCATCCGGACCAGCGGGATCTACGACGGAGTGGTCGACTTCGACGCCGCCGTCCGCGATCCCGCCGATCCGCTCGCGATGCTCCCCGCCTACGACTCCGGCGACCACCTGCACCCGAACGACGCCGGGTACCAGCGAATGGCCGACGCGGTGCCGCTCACTCTGCTGTGA